Proteins from a single region of Planktothrix tepida PCC 9214:
- a CDS encoding CHAT domain-containing protein codes for MNKKRVILNLKNGNLKRGFTVNLQIFDESPLPLAEISGKLPPAFKILKEYSGWQSVYCQICRDYNQNQIKNVSIDDFVSKSENLGRSFKKWISSNKFRPIQDKILEKLGNDDEIQIIIQTDYELVRRMPWHLWTLLENYPKAEIAFSFTNFERVSKSLQPKDKVRILAIFGTRPHMQTGIPIDSDVDRRLLESLPDVEIEFMEEPKRIEINDKLRDEKGWNILFFAGHGGSQTSGYKGCIYINETEFLTVKGLNFSLKKAIDNGLKIAIFNCCNGLGLAEDLAKLHIPQVIVMREVVPDRVAQEFLKYFLQAFSQGKSLYLAVRESRERLHENLEYPFLKEDFFPCASWLPVICQNLAEEPPTWQSLRGINSEINSHPLYGTATTEITLPTSNSPNTNEGSIEQQQQTGSVDEASPEQLFNNIKITMLGASGSGKTSYMVSMYSAMQTGVNGFTLTAKDMDVDLKLTALWEKLVDVKGADRWPQSTYTGVKNYAFELNYGFHPIMGFEWLDYGGDAMSDRSTEQDVQKLVEHTLKSSCLFLCISGEHLSKKADWTTVRQIQSNRMSLFIQKIGDQLKPTIKQPFPVAIIITKYDLCNHRFKRGIIEDVKQIFQPFFTPDSSWLTMICPVSLGKTLVKDTEYSTIEPVNVHLPIIFAIYSVLRNHGWQLNQFKESDSFIKCFNSTAIQNQPKRFQNLESEINEIQSKIKLLAQELEKVSIFLAGKEVEIDI; via the coding sequence ATGAATAAAAAACGAGTTATTTTGAACCTAAAAAACGGCAATTTAAAACGGGGATTTACTGTCAATTTGCAGATTTTTGATGAGAGTCCTTTGCCCTTAGCTGAAATATCTGGTAAATTACCGCCTGCTTTTAAAATACTCAAAGAGTATAGTGGTTGGCAATCAGTCTATTGTCAAATATGCCGTGACTATAACCAAAATCAAATAAAAAATGTTTCAATAGATGACTTTGTTTCTAAATCCGAAAATTTAGGTAGATCTTTTAAGAAATGGATAAGCTCTAATAAGTTTCGCCCGATTCAAGATAAAATACTAGAAAAATTAGGAAATGATGACGAAATACAAATAATTATTCAGACAGACTATGAGTTAGTAAGACGAATGCCTTGGCATTTGTGGACTTTACTTGAAAATTACCCAAAAGCAGAAATTGCTTTTAGTTTTACTAATTTTGAGAGAGTTTCTAAATCGTTACAACCAAAAGACAAGGTAAGAATATTGGCAATTTTCGGTACTCGCCCTCACATGCAAACTGGTATTCCTATTGACAGTGATGTAGATAGGCGGTTGTTGGAGAGTTTACCCGATGTTGAAATAGAGTTTATGGAAGAACCAAAACGCATTGAGATTAATGATAAATTAAGAGATGAAAAAGGCTGGAATATCTTATTTTTTGCAGGACATGGTGGAAGCCAAACGTCAGGTTATAAAGGCTGTATTTATATTAATGAAACAGAGTTTTTGACAGTCAAAGGTTTAAATTTTTCTTTAAAAAAAGCAATTGATAATGGCTTAAAAATAGCAATTTTTAATTGTTGTAATGGATTAGGTTTAGCAGAGGATTTAGCAAAGTTACACATTCCCCAAGTAATTGTTATGCGGGAAGTTGTTCCAGATAGAGTAGCACAGGAGTTCCTCAAGTATTTTCTTCAGGCATTTTCCCAAGGTAAATCGTTATATCTTGCGGTGCGTGAATCTAGAGAACGGCTACACGAGAACTTAGAGTACCCTTTTCTCAAAGAAGATTTTTTTCCTTGTGCCAGTTGGTTACCAGTAATTTGCCAGAATTTAGCAGAAGAACCACCAACGTGGCAGAGTCTTCGTGGTATTAATTCAGAAATTAATTCTCACCCCCTTTACGGGACAGCTACAACAGAAATAACGCTACCCACTTCTAATTCCCCCAACACTAACGAAGGGTCAATCGAACAGCAACAACAAACAGGATCTGTTGATGAAGCTTCGCCAGAACAGCTATTTAATAACATCAAAATCACAATGCTAGGAGCCAGTGGGTCTGGCAAAACAAGCTACATGGTTAGTATGTATTCGGCAATGCAGACAGGAGTAAACGGCTTTACCCTGACTGCTAAAGATATGGACGTTGACCTGAAATTAACCGCTCTGTGGGAGAAATTAGTTGATGTTAAAGGAGCAGATCGATGGCCTCAATCAACTTATACAGGAGTCAAAAATTATGCTTTTGAGCTTAACTACGGCTTTCATCCAATTATGGGTTTTGAGTGGCTGGATTATGGGGGTGATGCTATGAGCGATCGCTCTACCGAACAAGATGTTCAAAAATTGGTTGAACACACCTTAAAATCCTCGTGTTTGTTTTTATGTATATCAGGAGAACATCTAAGTAAAAAAGCTGACTGGACTACAGTTAGGCAAATTCAGAGTAATCGGATGAGTCTATTTATCCAAAAAATTGGTGATCAGTTAAAACCTACGATAAAACAACCTTTTCCTGTAGCTATAATTATTACAAAATATGACCTTTGTAATCATCGTTTCAAAAGAGGAATAATTGAGGATGTGAAGCAAATATTTCAACCATTTTTTACTCCTGATTCTAGTTGGCTAACAATGATTTGTCCAGTAAGTCTGGGAAAAACTCTAGTAAAAGATACTGAGTATAGTACTATTGAACCCGTCAATGTTCATTTACCTATTATCTTTGCAATTTATTCTGTATTACGCAACCACGGCTGGCAATTAAATCAATTCAAGGAGAGTGATTCCTTTATTAAATGCTTTAATAGCACAGCCATCCAGAACCAGCCCAAAAGATTTCAAAATTTAGAAAGCGAAATTAACGAAATTCAGTCAAAAATAAAGCTACTGGCTCAAGAGTTGGAAAAAGTATCTATCTTTCTGGCTGGTAAGGAGGTGGAAATTGATATTTGA
- a CDS encoding serine/threonine-protein kinase: MLCPICGYQNQPTAKFCIVCGASLTDVKLEVLPFDTQLLGGEYIVYKVLGQGGFGITYFGNEVLLKRPIAIKEFFPAGCHRQGSTVISAGNWTVASYNQAKQRFLQEGQTLAQFNHPGIVRVFKYFEDNNTAYIVMEYLQGKNLADLLEERGEPLKEWEAVSYVEKVSKALEVIHQANFLHLDIKPDNVMVTTDRRVVLVDFGAAKEYLAGKTQLLSRTVTPGYAPLEQYAERAKQEPYMDIYALAATLYHLLTGQMPVSAVDRAVGVELPDVRQLNPKVRPFVAEAVMQGMAMEVKRRPQSVGEFLNLLHGRKSSPSNPEARMEFYKPAKDPWGAFGEPDETSTDSSEKSSNWF, encoded by the coding sequence ATGCTTTGTCCTATTTGTGGCTATCAAAATCAACCAACTGCAAAGTTCTGCATCGTCTGTGGTGCATCATTAACCGATGTAAAACTTGAAGTCCTACCTTTTGATACTCAACTGTTAGGTGGTGAATACATCGTCTATAAAGTGCTAGGACAGGGAGGCTTTGGCATTACTTACTTTGGCAATGAAGTGTTGCTAAAACGTCCTATTGCCATCAAAGAATTCTTTCCCGCAGGCTGCCATCGACAGGGTAGCACCGTAATTTCAGCAGGTAACTGGACAGTAGCAAGTTACAACCAAGCGAAACAACGATTTTTGCAGGAAGGGCAAACTTTAGCGCAATTTAATCACCCAGGAATTGTGCGAGTGTTCAAATATTTTGAGGACAATAATACAGCTTACATAGTCATGGAATATTTGCAGGGCAAAAATTTAGCTGATCTACTAGAGGAGCGTGGCGAACCCCTGAAAGAGTGGGAAGCTGTGAGTTACGTCGAGAAGGTCAGCAAGGCACTAGAAGTTATTCATCAAGCCAACTTTTTACACCTAGATATCAAGCCAGACAACGTAATGGTAACAACCGATAGACGAGTGGTGCTGGTGGACTTTGGTGCTGCCAAAGAGTATCTAGCTGGTAAAACGCAGTTGCTTTCGAGAACCGTCACACCAGGATATGCTCCTTTGGAGCAGTATGCAGAGCGAGCTAAACAGGAACCTTATATGGATATTTACGCTTTGGCAGCAACTCTGTATCACCTGCTAACTGGGCAAATGCCTGTCTCAGCAGTAGACCGAGCCGTGGGGGTAGAATTGCCCGATGTGCGACAGCTAAACCCTAAAGTTAGGCCATTTGTGGCAGAGGCAGTGATGCAAGGGATGGCAATGGAAGTTAAGCGACGACCTCAGTCAGTGGGAGAATTCCTCAACCTGCTGCATGGTCGGAAATCGAGTCCCTCCAACCCAGAGGCAAGAATGGAGTTTTACAAGCCAGCAAAAGACCCTTGGGGAGCATTTGGTGAACCTGACGAAACTTCCACAGACTCATCGGAAAAATCTAGCAACTGGTTTTAA
- a CDS encoding TRAFAC clade GTPase domain-containing protein, with amino-acid sequence MKIVELGHTGVGKTTYMASMYGALQKGIEGFTLRASDKSDHTRLLELAKSIQRGKYPSPTDQRSEYNFYLQYQGKDVFHFNWADYRGGALREKQDSEQTQLLIRDLREADGIMMFCDCQALARGDSRTNQIGRIASFINNAINQGLDHPISLAIVLTKADLVEDIDESILSPLKGLIESIKVSELVQGAILPVACGIEPTNVEVPVLFALHVGVYLKAVYLAKEIEDHQKMAEYYEEQTKGIGGFLKELWDEFQGNITYRDLARSRMEKAIEKYKQYEIIIEPTQALSKYIYGEG; translated from the coding sequence ATGAAGATTGTTGAATTAGGACATACAGGAGTCGGCAAAACAACGTATATGGCATCCATGTACGGAGCTTTGCAAAAGGGAATAGAGGGGTTTACTTTGAGGGCGAGCGATAAAAGCGATCACACCAGATTGTTAGAACTTGCTAAATCAATTCAACGGGGTAAATATCCTTCTCCTACAGACCAGAGAAGCGAGTACAACTTTTATCTACAATATCAAGGTAAAGACGTTTTTCATTTCAACTGGGCAGACTATCGAGGTGGAGCACTCCGTGAGAAACAGGACAGCGAACAAACTCAACTCTTAATCCGCGACCTCCGCGAAGCTGATGGGATTATGATGTTCTGTGACTGTCAAGCGTTAGCGCGTGGTGATAGTCGCACTAATCAAATTGGGCGGATAGCGAGTTTTATCAATAATGCGATTAATCAAGGTCTGGATCATCCAATCTCCCTAGCAATAGTTCTGACCAAAGCTGACCTTGTAGAAGATATAGACGAAAGTATACTGAGTCCCCTTAAAGGTTTAATCGAGTCTATTAAAGTTAGCGAATTGGTACAAGGTGCAATTCTGCCCGTTGCCTGTGGTATCGAGCCAACGAATGTGGAAGTTCCGGTGCTATTTGCACTCCATGTAGGAGTTTATTTAAAAGCTGTCTATTTAGCTAAAGAGATCGAGGATCATCAAAAAATGGCTGAATATTACGAGGAACAAACTAAAGGCATTGGTGGGTTTCTTAAAGAGTTATGGGATGAATTTCAAGGAAATATAACTTACAGAGATTTAGCTCGAAGTCGCATGGAGAAAGCTATAGAAAAATATAAACAATATGAGATAATTATCGAACCGACTCAAGCCCTCAGCAAATACATATACGGTGAAGGTTAG
- a CDS encoding TRAFAC clade GTPase domain-containing protein — protein MRIVMLGHTEVGKTTYMASLYGVLQQSVEGFRLKAANSEDHNRLLNLAEKIHQGQYPLATDQRSEYEFKLRYQSKDILSFTWGDYRGGAIRETQDSEQARLLLEDLRQADGIMMFCDCDALLRGNRRSNQLGRMVTLASNAVRDLKRPISLAIILTKVDLVPEFNEDLLFPFSGLIKTIEVSEWVLGALIPVACGTQFINVPMPLLFALHAAVFFKAATLAHLVENHYSKALDWEEKSQGFSGFVRWVNDKWNGATTDKQLAQKEMEKALDKYKDFELIKEPTEALIEIVQKLPLIQKDIILKEYVKKINQAYNGVKFNSRRTGSLYETYSDPFDAFN, from the coding sequence ATGAGAATTGTAATGCTAGGACATACTGAAGTTGGCAAGACAACATACATGGCATCTTTGTACGGTGTCTTACAGCAGAGTGTAGAAGGTTTTCGACTGAAAGCAGCTAACTCAGAAGACCATAATAGATTGCTTAATTTAGCTGAGAAAATACATCAAGGACAATACCCATTAGCAACCGATCAAAGGAGTGAATATGAGTTTAAATTAAGGTATCAAAGTAAAGACATTCTTTCTTTCACTTGGGGGGATTATCGAGGTGGGGCAATTCGTGAAACCCAAGACAGTGAACAAGCTAGGCTCTTACTGGAAGACCTTCGGCAAGCTGATGGGATTATGATGTTCTGTGACTGCGATGCCCTGTTGCGTGGGAACAGGCGCAGCAATCAGTTAGGTAGAATGGTTACTTTAGCGAGTAATGCAGTACGGGATCTAAAACGTCCTATATCTTTGGCAATTATTCTCACGAAAGTTGACCTTGTTCCTGAGTTTAATGAAGATCTACTTTTTCCATTCAGCGGTTTAATCAAGACAATTGAAGTTAGCGAATGGGTGTTAGGTGCTTTAATTCCAGTGGCTTGTGGAACTCAATTTATTAATGTACCAATGCCCCTTTTATTTGCACTTCATGCAGCGGTTTTTTTTAAAGCAGCAACTCTAGCCCATTTGGTTGAAAACCATTATTCTAAAGCTTTGGATTGGGAAGAAAAAAGTCAAGGATTTTCAGGTTTTGTCAGATGGGTCAATGATAAATGGAATGGAGCGACTACAGATAAGCAACTAGCTCAGAAAGAAATGGAAAAAGCACTTGACAAATATAAGGATTTTGAATTGATTAAAGAACCTACAGAGGCTTTAATAGAAATTGTCCAAAAATTACCCTTAATCCAAAAGGATATAATCTTAAAAGAATATGTTAAAAAAATCAATCAAGCTTACAATGGCGTTAAATTTAATTCAAGAAGGACAGGTTCGCTCTATGAAACTTATTCAGATCCATTTGATGCTTTCAATTAA
- a CDS encoding tetratricopeptide repeat protein translates to MKPKPLKATNLFLPLGTQLQQANFSVGKVLGQGNFTITYMGSDNLLRRPVVIKEFFPQGCDRHILTVQPSNSITSANYQSAKSKFLDEACVISQIQHSGIVKIYTYFEENNTGYIVTEFLRGKTLLKLVAERGFLLEKEALGYIQQVGKALAVAHQANLLHLDISPENIILTDDGRVVLIEFGAAKEYATQLMRTYSVMLLTSEYAALEQYAPYAKRGYYTDIYALSATLYYLLTGKVPISAIERAKGVELIPPHRLNPDVNRGVSDAVMQGMGILVEGHFKSVRDFLNALKEVKPDSSTPTIIVKTEPSNQNAKSEKDKAYQLLKQGEKKFQSSQFEAALQSWEQALTIYRSIQQREKEAVTINAVGIAYHALGNHSKAIQYMQESLAIARETNNLREAAMALYNLSVVYRDIRDYAKAINHSQQGWVIARKINYHQLEAQSLGNLGIIYYFQGDYTQAIEHYLQLLILARNLKECQWEAAVLSGLGITYNSIGDYAKGIEYHYQALVLARERRDRLGEGSALGNLGISYHCISDYTKAIEYQEQSLKIAKEIDDHQVEGNSLGNLASVYSELGDYTRAIDFYEQQLAIARSTQDYRAAEEALGNLGKTHFVLGNYTKANEYAQQAMAVALQIQDYRGVATALNNLGGIAFYEQGGAVKAIEFFHQALIIAQKLPDRRAEQGALGNIGSAYFTLSNYTAAIDYQQQSLAIAQEIQDHEGVAASLASLGVTYSALGDYAKAIDYCQQALKITQEIQHSPRLGEALHNLGTIQFFYGNLEAAARKLREGIQVWEFLRAGLGSNDTYKVSLFERQSNTYGTLQQVLIAQNQPNAALEIAERSRARAFVELLARRLSPHPATQISISPPTIEQIQEIAKVQNATLVEYSIVDVDKLFIWVIKPTGEIAFRQIEIKPLSQQQKQAQGTSTLALENLVFKARKSIGVDEGGRDLGAISKVEAPVTNKSVYPELQQLHEILIKPIAESLPTDPNAHVIFIPQGSLFLVPFPALQNPHTNQFLVEQHTIVTSPSIQVLSLTHQPINLIQKLPLKAEDILVVGNPIMPTVPFSSSPLKPLAGAEGEAKAIASLLKTQPITGAAATKVDIVQKMSKSKLIHLATHGLLDDIKQLGVPGAIALAPSEGDNGFLTTGEILELKLNAFLIVLSCCHTGQGKITGDGVIGLSRSFMTAGVPNLIVSLWSINDRSSALLMIKFYEIFLQKGTSVAIALSQAQRWLLNATTDELLKSMITHFCLDVTHLTPTQKADLEEGLEKWRSPYYWAAFSTIGQGAMA, encoded by the coding sequence GTGAAACCAAAACCGTTAAAGGCTACTAATCTGTTTTTACCTTTAGGTACCCAACTACAACAAGCTAATTTCTCGGTTGGTAAGGTGCTGGGTCAAGGCAACTTTACTATTACTTACATGGGTAGCGATAATCTTTTACGTCGCCCTGTGGTGATTAAAGAATTTTTCCCTCAAGGGTGTGATCGCCATATTCTAACCGTTCAACCTTCTAATTCAATCACATCTGCTAACTACCAAAGCGCTAAGTCTAAGTTTCTCGACGAAGCCTGTGTTATTTCTCAAATTCAGCATTCCGGGATCGTGAAAATCTATACCTATTTTGAGGAGAATAACACGGGCTACATCGTCACGGAGTTCCTTCGGGGAAAAACACTCCTGAAGTTAGTAGCAGAACGTGGTTTTTTGCTAGAAAAAGAGGCATTAGGCTACATCCAGCAAGTAGGAAAAGCATTAGCGGTCGCCCATCAAGCTAATTTATTGCACCTAGATATTAGCCCCGAAAACATTATTTTAACTGACGATGGGCGCGTGGTATTGATAGAATTTGGAGCGGCGAAGGAGTACGCGACGCAGTTGATGAGGACGTACTCAGTAATGTTGTTAACTTCTGAATATGCCGCACTGGAACAGTATGCACCGTATGCGAAGCGGGGATACTACACGGATATCTACGCATTATCCGCAACGCTCTATTATTTATTAACTGGGAAAGTACCAATATCTGCAATAGAACGCGCTAAAGGTGTGGAGCTCATTCCACCACACCGCCTTAATCCGGATGTCAATCGTGGGGTGAGTGATGCAGTGATGCAGGGGATGGGGATATTGGTTGAGGGGCACTTCAAGTCCGTGCGCGATTTTCTCAATGCACTTAAGGAGGTGAAGCCAGATTCATCTACGCCAACTATCATTGTAAAGACAGAACCGAGCAACCAGAACGCCAAAAGTGAAAAGGATAAAGCATACCAACTTCTAAAACAAGGTGAAAAAAAGTTTCAAAGCAGTCAATTTGAAGCTGCCTTACAGTCTTGGGAACAAGCATTAACTATCTATCGAAGTATCCAACAGCGCGAGAAGGAAGCGGTAACTATAAATGCTGTAGGAATCGCTTACCACGCTTTGGGAAACCATAGTAAGGCAATTCAGTATATGCAGGAGAGTTTAGCAATTGCACGGGAAACTAACAACTTGCGTGAAGCAGCGATGGCTCTTTACAATTTAAGCGTTGTTTATCGCGACATAAGAGATTATGCCAAAGCAATTAATCACTCTCAGCAAGGCTGGGTGATTGCTAGGAAAATTAATTACCACCAATTAGAAGCCCAATCTCTGGGAAATTTGGGAATAATTTACTATTTCCAAGGAGACTATACTCAAGCAATTGAACACTATTTGCAACTTTTGATACTTGCAAGAAACCTTAAAGAATGCCAGTGGGAGGCAGCTGTTTTGTCTGGCCTAGGAATTACTTACAATTCCATTGGTGATTATGCAAAGGGTATTGAATACCATTACCAAGCATTGGTGCTGGCGCGGGAAAGGCGCGATCGCTTAGGTGAAGGGTCTGCATTAGGAAATTTGGGAATTTCTTACCACTGCATTAGCGACTATACCAAAGCCATTGAGTATCAAGAGCAAAGCTTAAAAATTGCAAAAGAAATTGACGATCACCAAGTTGAGGGTAACAGTTTAGGAAATTTGGCATCTGTTTACAGCGAGCTTGGCGACTATACTAGAGCGATTGATTTCTATGAGCAGCAGCTAGCAATTGCAAGGAGTACTCAAGACTACCGAGCAGCTGAGGAAGCTTTAGGAAATTTGGGAAAAACTCACTTCGTCTTGGGAAACTACACTAAAGCAAATGAGTATGCACAGCAGGCTATGGCCGTTGCGTTGCAGATTCAAGACTACCGGGGAGTCGCCACAGCTTTAAATAATCTGGGAGGAATCGCTTTCTATGAACAGGGAGGTGCAGTCAAAGCAATTGAGTTCTTTCACCAAGCTTTGATTATCGCCCAAAAACTCCCAGACCGCCGAGCAGAGCAAGGGGCTCTGGGAAATATTGGCTCTGCTTATTTTACATTAAGTAACTATACCGCAGCTATTGACTACCAACAACAGAGTTTGGCTATTGCACAAGAAATCCAAGACCATGAAGGAGTAGCAGCATCTTTAGCAAGTCTGGGAGTTACTTACAGCGCATTGGGGGATTATGCTAAAGCAATTGATTATTGTCAACAAGCTCTAAAAATTACGCAAGAAATTCAACACAGTCCCCGGCTAGGAGAGGCACTACATAATTTAGGAACTATTCAATTTTTCTATGGGAATCTAGAAGCAGCAGCAAGAAAACTTCGCGAGGGAATTCAGGTTTGGGAGTTTCTAAGAGCAGGATTAGGCAGCAATGATACTTATAAAGTTTCACTTTTTGAAAGACAGTCTAACACTTATGGTACTCTACAGCAAGTTCTCATCGCCCAGAATCAACCTAACGCAGCTTTAGAAATTGCCGAGCGTAGTCGCGCTCGTGCATTTGTTGAGCTATTGGCGAGACGGTTGTCTCCTCACCCAGCTACTCAAATTTCAATCAGTCCACCTACAATTGAACAAATTCAAGAAATTGCCAAAGTTCAGAATGCCACACTTGTTGAATATTCGATAGTTGATGTTGACAAACTCTTTATTTGGGTCATCAAACCCACTGGTGAAATTGCATTTCGCCAAATTGAGATAAAGCCCCTATCGCAGCAACAAAAGCAAGCACAAGGCACTTCTACACTAGCTCTTGAGAACCTAGTGTTCAAAGCACGCAAATCTATAGGTGTTGACGAAGGGGGTCGCGACCTGGGAGCAATTTCTAAAGTTGAGGCTCCTGTAACAAACAAATCGGTTTACCCAGAGTTACAGCAGCTACATGAAATCCTCATTAAACCTATTGCTGAATCTTTACCAACTGACCCTAACGCTCACGTCATTTTTATACCTCAAGGCTCTCTATTCCTGGTTCCATTTCCTGCTCTCCAAAATCCTCATACTAATCAATTCTTGGTAGAACAGCATACCATCGTAACATCTCCCTCAATTCAGGTACTAAGTTTAACTCATCAGCCTATAAATTTAATTCAGAAATTGCCCTTAAAAGCTGAGGATATCCTAGTAGTAGGAAACCCCATAATGCCGACAGTTCCCTTTAGCAGTAGCCCGTTGAAGCCGTTAGCAGGAGCAGAAGGAGAAGCTAAAGCGATCGCATCTCTTCTCAAGACTCAACCTATTACTGGCGCAGCGGCAACTAAGGTAGATATTGTGCAGAAGATGTCCAAATCAAAACTGATTCATCTGGCTACTCATGGTTTATTAGATGATATTAAACAGTTGGGTGTACCGGGTGCGATCGCTTTAGCTCCTTCCGAAGGGGATAATGGTTTCCTTACTACTGGAGAAATCTTAGAATTGAAGCTAAATGCTTTTCTTATTGTCCTAAGTTGCTGTCACACAGGTCAGGGTAAAATTACAGGCGATGGTGTTATTGGATTATCCCGTTCTTTCATGACTGCTGGTGTTCCTAATTTAATTGTCTCTCTTTGGTCGATCAATGACCGATCTAGTGCTTTGTTAATGATAAAGTTCTATGAAATCTTCTTACAAAAGGGAACGTCTGTAGCCATTGCTCTCAGCCAAGCTCAACGCTGGTTGCTAAATGCTACAACTGATGAGTTACTAAAATCTATGATTACTCACTTTTGTTTAGATGTAACTCATTTGACTCCTACTCAGAAAGCTGACTTAGAGGAAGGGTTAGAAAAATGGCGATCGCCTTATTATTGGGCTGCCTTCTCTACCATTGGGCAGGGAGCAATGGCTTAA